The genomic stretch ACAAAATATTCATGGTACtgttatcaacagatgaagtctTAAATCGTCTCGAGGTTGACAAAACATTCATCACTTTTAATCTAAAGGGAGTACTCGAATACTTGATATCAGTTAAAAGACGATACAACGATAACGATATCATAAATAAAAGGCAATAGTACATTACCGATGTTCTGATATCATAATTCGATAAGTAAGAGAAATGAAGGTTAACCAAAATCAAAGGGAATCACAGGAACATTACAAGtagaataaagtacgaagttgaagagcacatTCTGATATCTAAAGATCTAAGTCTAGGAAAAGACAGAAAACATGTGGCCAGTGAGTTGAAACATTGATATATCGATCCTTTCGGTCAACTTATTTGTGATGATAATATGTCATTTTCAGTCGGTTATCCTCATACCTCTGTTAGGGCGGTTTTTGTGTAAGAAGCGCATCCCTATAAATGAAGTCAGTATTGTGTGAACATGCTCGATGTGGATTGTGCCACTACACAAAATCGAAGGTACGAGGAAAAACAATTGAAGTCGACTCTACAGAAGATAACATGTCACCATCACGAATATGTTGACCGAAACGATATGTCTTTGTTTCAACTCACTTACCACAGGTGGATTTATCAATTAAGAAATGTAAACACTCTACGATTTGGCAGAGTGTATGTTACGAAACATGCATCTGGTAAAGTCAAATCTGTAAATTTGAGAGTATTATTCTCAGACGACTTCTCAAAGGATTAATTTTTCCTAGAATGACTTTTTTTATTAAAGCAATCTCATCTGTTTTCTCGAAATGACAAAATTTCTCCGATGCCGCCTTTTAATGAGATGTTTACCTTGAATGACGGATTTCTCCCTTTTCATGTTTTCCCAAAACCATATcagatagagagaaactgtaaatgaatatatatatatatatacatatcaattgattaaaatgaccaaataatcttgaatgacaaattttaccGATTTCTTGCTTATCTACAGAAGCTATTggatatatttttaacataaatgcatttttttcagcTTTTACTTTTCGCAACTTCAACTGCATTGGTATTGAAGCCGATGGTCCAGGCCCTTTTTTTTGGTCTGATGAACTCTGTACGGAAGAGTATCAATATGTTTGCGAATTTCCAATGGTTAGTAGTAacattatttttgaaattatttgataaaattgaatatttgttgtATCTTATCATCCTTATTGAAACAAAATCACTTATCTACAGTCTTACATGTAATCATGTTTAACCAAAAATCAATCTTATTAGagtaatattattttgttttcttgcaaATCAATTGCATTTGTACTAACATAAGAAGCACGAAGGGGTAATATTTGGAGCACCTGAGCTCACCCTCTGTTTTGGGTGGCTTTCTTTGAAACTTTGTTATTTTTTGTCGTTTCAGTTTTTTATCGCCAGGGTCTCGAAGGGGCCACATTTGGTGCACCTTATctcatccttttttttttggttggagTTCTTTAAAACTAAGTCTTTAgttgtgtttgttgttttttgtagGCTGTTgtctttgttgttttttgtagactgttgtttgttgtttcgttttttttttgtaatcattgTCAATCATCTGTTTATAGTTTCTCTCTATCTCTTATAGTTTCGCTCAAGCTCGTATAGTTTCTCTTTATCTCTTATACTTTCTCTCTTTCTCTTATATTTTTTGCCCAAACAAAAGAGAGGATAAATTTGTTATTTCAGggcaataaaaagtaaaatcacaaaaatactgaacttagatgaaaatcaattcggaaagtccataatcacatggcaagatcaaataacaaaacgcatcaaaaacgaatggacaagaactgtcatattcctgacttggtacaggcattttcaaatgtagaaaatggtggcttaaacctggttttatagcgctaaccctttcACTTAGATGACAGTTTCATCAAATtacgttatatttacaatgacgCGTTAACTAAACAggcacaataaataaaatagtcaaaataagggtacagcagtcatcatcgtgtaataATTTTCGACTGACGATAAATGAAATTTGAGTTATTAATAGATCTTGCATTTTCGTGTTTTGCAAAGGTCTGcatatattttaatacaaaagtTGTAAATCGTTTAATATTTAAAAGACTATTTGAACAAATTAAAGACAATAACTATCAAAACCAAAAAGGAAACAAatactcacaaaaccaaaggacatttacatcaacaggtataaataataaataaagaaacaacacaaactccactaaaaatcgggagtgaaatcaggtgctccggaagggtaagcatttcctgcaccgtatgcCGCACCCGTCATGTTATTTCTTATTAAAATTGGATAAACATTCATAAATGTGTGGCCATACAAAAACAGGATTTTTGCTATTCTGTTAGTTCTATTTCTTTGGAAAATATCTTTTGTAAAAAtttgaatcacaaaaataccgaactccaagataAATTCACTAAGGAAAGCCATTTAAAGAGGGAcaaacgataccagagggacagtcaaactcataaatcgaaaacaatcTGACAACGCAATGCCTAAAAATAGGGAAAAAAacttgaaagttcacaattggaaagcttcaatcatctcttttgtaataaagttttgttttcaaccgaccataggttttcaagataaaagaccaaacttgcattttatctctatggtcggttgaaaacaaaacatatataaaaacgcaaaatcaaaaacaacatAAGGTTTCAAACTTCATTCAAATAGGAACCGGTTATTGTACTTTGTATTTGTAACGGCAAATACTTTCCGAGTTACACTTTAGCTGTAGGTTGCTTGCAAATGTgatatattttgttcatttttggtACTTTAATTTTGGCTcttttgatgaaagatttaaaaacatGATTGAGAAGAAACGTactctctttgacatattttctAGATCATTGAAAAACCAAATCATTTGAGAAAATTTTAAACTTAATCTAAACGTTTGCACACTCAAGATTTGTACCATCTTAAGCTCAAGCTTATTGGTATGGTCTCGTTAGGGCAATTTTTCCTTTGAAAAGTTATGAAAGTTTGATCTAAACTGACAGAAGGTAGATCTTACCATCCTTGACTTTTTGGCCAGTCAgattttctctttttataaagGTTTTTAAGATAAAAGACCAAACATGCATTTGAtcactatgttaaattttaagcATATCGGCAATGTTGTTTGCTAGACTAAGTTATAATATgtgaaactagataccccaatgatgattgtagtaGAGTTTGATTAAACTTcaccaagtagtttcagagaacatatTTGTACAAGACAACAACATATGACGCcgacaaacgacacaacagatgACATACGACTGACAACATACGACAGACACAAGGTGaattgaaattaacaaaagacaaaacaatagTCTACAAAATATATAGAGCTGAGCAACATATATTATACCAAAAACTATTGATAATATCATGTGCTGCTGCAGGGTAAGTAGATCGTGCTcatcatgtggcacccgtcatttGATCAACAATAATGTAGTTTTGaatgatttctatttatttaagcATCTTTTGTTGTACAATTACATTTCAGTTTGGTTATTATGCCCAAGCCATTTATGTACAATCAAATATCAATTGCCTTTGTATACATAGtattttattgcttttaaaaGTAACTAAATTATGTGCGCtcatgtatttttttctaaacgatattaatttttttttcagaaaacctGTCCATAAAAGTGTATGTCATCGTAATACTACAGTGGAAGAGTTTTCGGATGCGTcgtgtaataaaataattaaatttgaatcATCTAGTTTGTattataatgtaattattttcTCTTGACATTGCAACACGCGTTTCTAAGATGAAAATAACATGCGATTTTTATTGTCTAATAAACATGAACAATATAATATAGTGAAGAATTCCTCATTGGAACAGTATCCAAACGACATGATGAAACCAGAgacaattaaaacatttatctacattattattaatataatcCCTTTTTGTTTCACCGTGCCCAAAGGGCCTCATGTGAGCTCATGCAATCACTTGGGGTCCGTcttcgtccgtcgtctgtcgtcgtaaacaaTTCAAAAATCTTATCGTCGTCTGATACTACTGTGCCAAAATTCAACTGAATGTTCTTCAGGATATCTAGTTtttaaattgtatccgaagttttgatgcATCTACAAgcatggccgccatgactaaagaTAGAAAATAGGGATCAAATTCAGTTTATGGCTAATATTTAAAACACAttaagcttttagagcaaatctgacatgcggtaaaaGTGTTCAATTTGTCTGATCTATCAGCTCTCAAATTTTTCAGACGAATTGAACAGCCCATTGTTGGGATGCTGCCACTAAATtgtcaattttaaggaaatttcgaagttttttgttattaacttgaatattataatagaaagagataaacGTAACGAGTAATAaggttcagcaaagtaagaccgaCCCTTTtagtagttattgccctttaaagacaattttacacaatttgttcttTATCTTTGCTTACATTTGGAAATATCATCCTCTGAAACAATTGTGTCTAatacttttaaactttaaatgaatgttccTTTATAAATCTAGTTTTTGAATTGTATCCGAAATTTTTGATTTAACAACCTTGGCCtccatggccaaaaatagaacataggggtcaaatgcagtttttgggttatatCTCAAAACCTaagcaattagagcaaatctgacagtggtaaaattgttcatctggtccagatctatctgccttACAATTTTAAGACgcatcagacaacccgttgttggtcTACTGCCCCTAAATTGGTTAATTTAAGgcaattttgcagttttttgttattatcttgaatattagataatagataaatataaaagtaataaaacagcaaaattgttcagcaaagtcagatctacaaataagtcaaacttgacaaaaatttcaatttaccccataaggagtaattgccctttgcggacacaatttgtttatatttttaaaatcttctCAAACgaatctagtataaattttgtattttatttccttgtatgtcgaGAAGCAtagccactatggctaaaatggaacgtATGGGAAAAATGCATTTGTTTGCTTTTGAAGTAtatatgacagatacaaagaacaATTAAATGTCATTTTAAGCAATTCGTttctatacattgtatattgaaaAGCAGAGATTGAAGCAAAAAATAACAGGTGAGCGATTCAAgttcttgagagcctcttgtttccaATAGACTTCcaatataaaacaacaaacaaatgttaaaaaaacccGCATAACCGTCGAACAAGGAAAGACCAGGTGCTTTGTTCAggtatgtatatgttgtgtacaagatgtaagtttgtacaaacaggggttttgtacaagttataaattTTTTGACACATAACTTCTTACACCCGGTGATAAAAGTTTATCTTCTGAAATGAATCAGTGTAATgtattaaattcaaatttatatacttcaacCTAATGTTAAATGCTATTAAAGAATAACAATGTTCATATGAATTGGTCACAGGTTATACAGTGAAACACGGAACAACTAGTTGAATATTGATTCGTCGTTTTTTTTTCTTGGTAAtgttataggttgcactttgtaaatacagctgtttctgacAACACGCCTCTTTTTGGGAGAAATTGAATattaatagaaaattaattttgtttacatactggttcctagttatgctctctgtgttccatatcgcagagacagaacttgggaatgttaccagtaaataaacacgtgcatattgtttacattgaaatctgtggtaacctttcattcgaggtggGGGTAGTTAAGAAagttagtgtaagtttaaactctgagaagttcagggcatataaacgcacagccctatgttttgacctttgaaaaagattgtggtgcaaatgaactttcaattctaggataagattttttcaaaacttcatagtaaaagtggtacagttttagccgtaaaaggagttcctatgggaaattgcattgtcaatatttacagaaatgcaacctttagGTTTTCCTACCCTGTCACATGCAATGGGATTCTGGTATGCAAAACGCTCTCAAtcaaaagaaaattacaaaatgttCAAAGTTGAATCTATTATTGACAGAAGTGCTAATTTTTAGCCCCAGAGACTTTTTTTCAGTATACAGCCCTCATATATCGTATACTCCTGAGTGTGTATATATAATGTTTGGTGTCAACGTTAATAACAAAAATGACAGATGTCACAACAAACATTTTTAAACACAATGGTTGAATATAAATAGAATAATGACATTTTTGTATCTGATACGACTTTATCAACAAGAATATAATGCAAGACCGCAAATACGAGCTAATACTCGAACTGATGAATTCAGTATCGAAAAtttgatattgttatttttttttatcggcAGATTGTCTAATTAaactgtattatttttttgttgaaaatataaaTCTAAATTAACATTACTATTTCTACGGTTATAAAACGTTGGAAAAGTTAGTTGGTTGTATGAAAGAAGTCACGTACATTCATTTGACTTAGTGAGGCGGATTTACATTAGCACGTGACGTTGCTACACTGATACATTACGTCATTGCCGAATATTTTCTTGTAACAATTTTGTCCATGATATTGGAAATATAAGGCAGAAAGATGAAAGGGGTAATGCCGATAAATAGGCCATATGATGACCTATagctattaatttctgtgtcatttggtttcttttgGAGAGTTTTACCATTGGCAATCCTTCAACATCTTTTTTATGATGAAAAGAAATGTTATTGCTGACCGAGTCCTAGTAATTTGTATCAGTATGTTTGACGATACGATTTTATTTTCTGATAAAGAAGAAGGATGAACAGTAGACAATGTTTGAGTGTTACAGTTCAGTTTGTGGTTTACAGTTGAGGGATTCAATGTTGGGTCTCAAACTATCATAGTTTTAAATAgaagttatttttaaaaaaatcctttttcgCGATGTACTAAATGTTGGTTGGTTGCTTCATAAGTCATATAGCCAGATctcctttttcaacttttgtcaCTCAGTTTTCAGTTATTTGCATACTGTGGAAAATGAGtacaataaataaagaaataatgtaACTGTGCAATTTACAACAGAAATAACTGACCAAAACAATCGAATGTAACAACAACCCGTATTGTTCGTCTTAAAACAAAATGTAGAGGTATTACACAAGATAACTGTCAATCATGTGTATGTTCAAAGCTCATctacctttttttaattttacatttcgAAAGCTTTTAACTtatagaaatacaaaacaaattgaaCAATTTATGTAATTTATGGAGTAATAACCAGGTGCAAGAAAacacttaaaataattttaaacttttaaagatatatttactTTAGGTAAAAGATTACGATTTCGACACAGTATTTTCTATCTTCTTCCGTCATTGCGAACTTTGAACTTTCGTTTTCATTTGAAGTTTTAGACCATTGATTGCTTTTGTTTTCATAATCGTATATTATTTTACATCTTCTTCCTTTGTGAAAGCTCTGTACTGTCAAATAGACTGtgtcttttatttttcataaactgACTTAAAAATGTGTaagtatatattgttttatttttacgaAATCGTATGATATTTAACTGAAATTTTACTTACTGCATCAATTCCTTCTCGAAATTCGTAAACAATTACTTTGAATACATGCACTGTATTCATTTGTTTTTGAtactcttttatatttttgtcatatcGTTTTGAAATATATGAGGTTATTCTACCCAACCATATTTGAAAGGACTTTTATATGCAAATTGTGATAAATAGTTAAGAgttacaagaatgtgtccaaagtacatggatgccccactcgcactatcattttccatgttaaaTTGACCGTAAAATTGGGTACAAAATCTAATTTGGCTCTACAAGTAGAAAtgtcatatcataaggaacatgtgtactaagttttaggttgattgaacttcagcttgatcaaaaactaccttgaccaaaaactttaacctgaagctggacgaacggacgaacggacgcacagacaaacaaacgaacatacggacagacggacggacgcacagaccagaaaacataatgcccctctcctatcgtaggtggggtataACAACATACTTAAAGGCGAATCTATACTTTATAAAAGCACACATTTTGGTCTGAATGGATTTGTGGGTATGTAGATATATCTAGTATATCacataatatataataaacatcTAAATTTGGTAACGGATGTTAGACAAATTGCTCTTTTTCTgatacaaaagaaaaaacaataaatgaaaggCCAAGCTTTGTTTTTCCAAGTTATTCATTCTTTGTTGAACCTTAACAGTCAATGAGAGTATTTCATGCTGATTGTCACAACAGCAGTTTCACAACTAAAAAAACTAGTCCTGACAGAAAGCAAGACTTGCAATCAAAGCAGGACACTTGACTATCACTGGTATATACATTTATGTGTCATGTGGACAGAAATATTGCGTTGCAACGTGGCAACTATGGCTTTTTTCCACAGATTAAGTAACGGTAGTTTCCTAAAGTCATTAAACTTCGAATATAATGCCTCACTTTAGCAAAGGTTTCATTTTCGGACGATATAAGTAAAAGGAGTGAAGATTttctatacaaaaaataaaaccttTAACTTTCTACAAGATGTATCTTAGCAAATTTAGAAATCGACTAAACATATGCAAGTCAAATTGCATAAATCGATAAGTTTTACCGTGAAAAATCATTCAACTCTGAACTTAAACCGAAACAAAAAATGATGTCTACCTGTTAACCAAACACTTGTTTGACAAACACATTGGTTGTCaaagaaatataccaaagggacagtcaaactcatatatcggaaataaactgacaacgccatggttaaaaatgaaacagacaaacagacaaacaatagtacacatgacacaacatagaaaactaaagaataaacaacacgaaccccaccaaaaactaggggtgatctcaggggctccagaagggtaagcagtttCAACTGTTAAGTTGTTAAACTATTGTGCTTTTCAGTTTTATGAATTCCATTCTGTACATCTTGTACTTCTTCCAATGCCAATAGTTTACTTGAAAGGGACGCTTGAAAACTAATGTACGACCTGTTCAATTATTTGCTTTAAAAATCCCCTTAATTTTCAatctattttcatttttctgtcaattttgtgCTTTACACTTTCTTAACCAGTACGTAAAACGAATACTAGGAATAATCCAAATATGTGATAATCTGCTATTGAAAACATTTTATGtataaattaaaaagattttaattaaacaaaaaacgAACAAGACGTGGACTTAAAAATGTGCCCCACACACAATATTGAGATTTAAAATCAGTTTAGCGGACTTTTTATaccctttttttttgtttgaaattttataaaaacgtAGCTATGTCTATCTTAAAACAGCGTTTGGTACTATTTTTTTAACAAGTAGAACACAGTAATTTATGACTTATTTACTTACATAGCGGAAAAGGAAAATATTAGAATTAGTTATTTAGTTTAGATCATTAATTGCGTTTTGTTATTCACGCTTTCGTTAAGATCTTCTCCCGTCTTTATGAGCTGTGACCTTTCtatgttttctttaaatgtcTGCAACCTTATCTGATTTTGCTTTCAGAATGTTCATGTTCGTATCGAATTTTACatcaatatatttgtaatttctataaaaaaaaaagcgtgTTTTCTTTCTCCTTTTATAAATGGAAatgtatgaataaatattttcttcTGTTTAAAAAATAGTACCCACTTGTCAGTGACTCGTTACTTTATCTTATTGATTTTTGATCATATAGAAACAACAATGTGAGAATTACCGcatattttataattaacaatATTCGGGCATATTCGTTTTGTGTCCAAATTCTTAAAATCTGAACACGACTTGACACGGTCTGACAACATCTTGACGTCAGTCTGTATcgatggtctgttttggtctgacacggtcttaacggatctaaacagctcgctagaagatacagtcttaaatatcttgacatgccttaacgaACTAATTTACTCAATGAGACTATCGATCCGAACGGAGACTTAACGATCTGACAAATCTTGACGTTTtactctagcggtaaatccagtcaattaagatacgaTCAGACCAAAACGAcagtttcagactgaaatcgtgctactagtgagTACTCGAGGTACACGGTGGActgtattttgttataataacaCTGCACTAGAAAAACATATCATAACATTTCTGTGTTGTTGAGGTGATTCTGACTCTTCAATTGCCATTGAtactttgttttctttaaatgcaAACGAGAAAAACGACAGTAAGTTTGACAACTTGCCAATGGTTTGTAGCTTGTTTagattttcaaatcaatttataattatttctttCTCTATTCATCATACAGAAATTTAAACGTCaagtatatatattcaaatgtacatttttcattcAGGGAATTGCAAGTTTTCCTACAGTCTGGTTATTGCTTTGATGTTATTCAAGTATTGTGAAAATTCAAAAGTCAATGAGACAAAAGACTGGAAGGAATGTCCGTTTGCTAGTTTTTGTCTATGCAAAAATGCTCCTGGTTCATTTCTTCTTATAGCAGATTGTTCTGACAAAAATCTACTTCAAATACCAAGGCTTCCAAATATTCTTCAGGACTTATCGTTCCAAAATAATAATACCAGTAGAATCGAAGATGGAATTTTTGAGAAACACTTTTTATTAAAGTCTTTGGATTTGTCGTCAAACAGAATAAGGCACATTGGAAAATTCTCGTTCGAAGGACTTAAAAATTTACTCTCACTAAATCTAAGAAACAATGATTTGGAATATGGAAATAATTCGTTTGAGTCTTCAGCGTTCTTTTTTTTGGAAAGTTTAAAAATCTTGAATATACAAAAGAATTTCAACACTTCGTTCATGCCAGATTTATCGGATATTTCCTCTCTAGAATTACTTTCAATGGACTATGTTTCTGATACAGATGCAGTTCTgagtaaaaatattaaatatttgaaaaacctaAAAAGTATTAATCTATCTGGCTTTACCGGTTATTGCAAAATGCATAGTCTTTCTTCGAAAACGTTCTTTTACTTGCCTCAAATAACTCATGTTACTATTTCAAAATGCAAAATTCAATTTATATACAAAGGAACGTTTGAGAATATGAGAAATATTTCTGAGCTTGATGTTTCTTATAATACATGTTTGGGATTCGCAGCGCTTGAAAACATAACCACGGATGTACAACAATCTGCAATTAAAATCTTGAAAGTAAACTATATTCATGGCATTTTCGAAATGAGCACAGTACTTAAGACTTCTCACATTTGGAATCTGAATAGAACGTCACTTATTAGATTTGAAGCCGCTGGGAACCGTATTCAGAGGATTGAATCTGGTGCGTTACGAAATTTCCCAGTCTCCCTCGAAAGTGTTGATATTAGGGACAACGTATTTTCTATTGGCATTTATATGTTTGATGCTGTACAAATGCCAATAACTTCACTAGATGTATCTCAAACATTTTCCTCTCATAACGTGCTAACATCTTACATAGAGAGATGTGTAGACACGAAACATACTGTTTCAACAAATCTCGAAAACAACTGGTTGTTCGATATAGTTTCATTTTACAGAAAGGTAAAAGGCAAGTCAGTTTTCAGAGTTCCCGTACCAACAAAATTGAGAATAGTTACACTTAGGTCTAGTGCAGTGAAATATGAAATACCAGAATTTATGTTCACTACAAATGAATTAAACAATCTTACAATGAGTGACAATGCTTTTCATACATGGACAGGCCCAATAACCAATGTGAAAAGTCTGTCATATTTAGACCTTTCGTCGAATTTTTGTTCAAATGTTTCAAAGGATTTTTTCAGTAAAGACTTCATCAATTTGAGATACTTATTGCTAGAAGACAATCTTTTAGGACTCGTGATACCGACAGATTTTCATGGGGAAATTTTGGAGAATCTTGGTAACGTAGGTTTGATTAATCTGTCTGCAAACAAAATAACGAATATACCAAAGCtgttttttaaaaatcaatacaATTTAGAAACGCTAGATCTCAGTGATAATATGATTGATGATATCAACTTTAAAGTTTCTCATATGAAAAAGCTCACGTTCTTGAATTTACGAAATAATAGAATTTCGGCGTTGAGCGAATATGCTATGCAAAATGTTAACTT from Mytilus edulis chromosome 7, xbMytEdul2.2, whole genome shotgun sequence encodes the following:
- the LOC139483394 gene encoding toll-like receptor 4, which translates into the protein MVLLTVVFISQSACVTQFLPAQIPRQITLRQVITGQNLEEEQQDFFRIDEGRTAVGGPGRGTGSFLQSFPIPLLTLVVPMVAMAIMTMMSRTPTNVQVTVPDILPSRTPTYVQVIVPGIVPTTQTAALPIPCVPTNCPEGYMLLFDQTASPNCYFHSEQNIEATWANALSVCTMTPGASLWRPNTEAEADAVFEQFQCWNCKFSYSLVIALMLFKYCENSKVNETKDWKECPFASFCLCKNAPGSFLLIADCSDKNLLQIPRLPNILQDLSFQNNNTSRIEDGIFEKHFLLKSLDLSSNRIRHIGKFSFEGLKNLLSLNLRNNDLEYGNNSFESSAFFFLESLKILNIQKNFNTSFMPDLSDISSLELLSMDYVSDTDAVLSKNIKYLKNLKSINLSGFTGYCKMHSLSSKTFFYLPQITHVTISKCKIQFIYKGTFENMRNISELDVSYNTCLGFAALENITTDVQQSAIKILKVNYIHGIFEMSTVLKTSHIWNLNRTSLIRFEAAGNRIQRIESGALRNFPVSLESVDIRDNVFSIGIYMFDAVQMPITSLDVSQTFSSHNVLTSYIERCVDTKHTVSTNLENNWLFDIVSFYRKVKGKSVFRVPVPTKLRIVTLRSSAVKYEIPEFMFTTNELNNLTMSDNAFHTWTGPITNVKSLSYLDLSSNFCSNVSKDFFSKDFINLRYLLLEDNLLGLVIPTDFHGEILENLGNVGLINLSANKITNIPKLFFKNQYNLETLDLSDNMIDDINFKVSHMKKLTFLNLRNNRISALSEYAMQNVNLMANRNTNLTIDLSGNNLVCNCDTLTFVEWIVNTHIYLQHRNQYRCKMTNNTIILLRNPRNVHQTLKKDCMSYEGFIIGITSGILIFIFTLCGGIVYRYRWKLRYLYYMVKVKWHDHEYQSDNTEERLYMYDAFVSYADEDQTFVHNLLVRELETENAIQLCLHKRNFLPGNDIATNITSAIHNSRKTIVIMSHNYVGSYWCMFEYNMARMESIYERKCENILFLVFYEQMSASDLPLQVLELVHDQSYIEYPNDEHGDIVFWEQLRKAID